In one window of bacterium DNA:
- a CDS encoding rhomboid family intramembrane serine protease: MIPLRDDIHSSTRPFVTYAILGLNIIIYIARNEFILGAKAFNAFITQFGAIPYLVFHPVGVSSYLRIIYSMFMHAGLMHIAGNMLFLWVFSDNVEDRIGHVKFLFFYLFCGIAGTLLHCVTAPSSEIPLVGASGAISGVLGAYILLYPKARVLALIPLGFFMRATYMPSYLFLGLWFGYQLLLGFLSGAQGGGVAYFAHIGGFVLGVLLALPFKFMGRRDNIEFRVS; this comes from the coding sequence ATGATACCCCTGAGGGATGACATCCATTCGTCGACACGCCCATTCGTAACCTATGCGATCCTTGGTCTGAATATCATTATCTATATCGCCCGGAACGAATTCATTCTGGGAGCTAAAGCATTCAATGCATTTATCACCCAGTTCGGCGCCATACCGTATCTTGTTTTTCACCCCGTTGGGGTTTCCTCATACCTGCGCATAATTTACAGCATGTTTATGCACGCCGGATTAATGCACATTGCCGGCAACATGCTTTTTCTCTGGGTCTTCTCGGATAACGTGGAGGACCGGATCGGCCACGTGAAATTCCTGTTCTTTTATCTCTTCTGCGGCATCGCGGGCACCCTGCTCCATTGCGTGACCGCGCCGTCATCAGAGATCCCCCTGGTCGGCGCGAGCGGCGCGATATCCGGCGTCCTGGGCGCCTATATACTGCTGTACCCGAAAGCCCGGGTCCTGGCGCTTATCCCGCTGGGGTTTTTCATGAGAGCCACTTATATGCCGTCCTATCTGTTCCTGGGATTGTGGTTCGGGTATCAGTTATTACTTGGATTTCTTTCAGGTGCGCAGGGCGGAGGCGTAGCGTATTTCGCCCATATCGGCGGGTTCGTTCTCGGCGTGCTGCTTGCGCTGCCCTTCAAATTCATGGGCCGCAGGGACAATATCGAGTTCCGTGTTTCATGA
- the ispF gene encoding 2-C-methyl-D-erythritol 2,4-cyclodiphosphate synthase, whose product MVGIGYDIHRLVEKRDLYIGGVKIDFPKGLLGHSDGDVLLHAVCDALLGAANLGDIGSHFPSDDDRFKGIASIEILKTVGKFLRNSGFLVKNIDAVVIAESPKILPFAPKIRKNIASALGISEQVVSVKGKTNEGLGHVGEGRAISSFAICEIGRIYDTPEG is encoded by the coding sequence ATGGTCGGCATTGGTTATGACATCCATAGGCTGGTTGAGAAACGCGACCTTTACATCGGCGGCGTCAAGATCGATTTTCCCAAAGGTTTACTCGGGCATTCTGACGGCGACGTGCTGCTCCACGCGGTGTGCGATGCCCTGCTGGGCGCGGCGAATCTCGGGGATATCGGCTCGCATTTCCCGTCGGATGACGACCGTTTCAAGGGCATCGCGAGCATAGAGATCCTCAAAACCGTCGGCAAATTCCTGAGGAATTCAGGATTCCTGGTCAAGAACATCGACGCGGTCGTGATCGCGGAATCCCCCAAAATTCTGCCATTCGCGCCAAAGATCAGAAAAAATATCGCGTCCGCGCTCGGCATCTCCGAGCAGGTCGTGTCAGTCAAGGGAAAAACCAACGAGGGATTGGGGCACGTTGGGGAAGGAAGAGCCATCTCATCATTTGCCATCTGCGAAATAGGCAGAATATATGATACCCCTGAGGGATGA